A portion of the Fulvia fulva chromosome 1, complete sequence genome contains these proteins:
- a CDS encoding MMS19 nucleotide excision repair → MSDIQLYLLEVDKNHAEARKIAAQSATNFASKQIKLIDLITSLEEYINNKDDGGIRAKAVSYLADVLEQLPSKCLSNQERRLLCDFVLGRIEGDVEGIGASARALLALEERGKWDAETAQNVMRTFMDHTHPIRQFKLQTERYPVIRLIDRLLAKYRTAMKQIHGSDPRFLDSFISYFDGEKDPRNLMIIFSLMQVPMAEWDISANAQDMFDAVFNYFPITFKPPPDDPYGITAQDLKDRLKDCIAANSDFAPYAFPALLDKLDSTSMNTKRDVLQTVQACVIGYGANTVNLYSVTLWDALKFEIINVQEEDLAQEALKALAFIAAKFAGAEGPLQSYLRPIIKECNEHLEDAPTKQSQGAGRILHAVSQGGPEVADKIAKGILPVLFSLFQSSESITKRRGLLEVFNQIIQAYKEAQAAGIIGQAEALQAFADDALDALVRAVANAPKAEVSFRLTALSGLSQLASVRGALSEVQTARTVDAVDEIILRERVEGHGDISKDAIKALVELAHFVPDAVRQQAVPTFMVELPDVPGEQSTWQPVLVAFAQLSAEQQMFDTVVVRIKNKLDAARRQNASREYQHALLLALLYAFTFGSALQEDGVIRSKYYSEYAEPLITHVRGTSLSERDDSTVEIVGRIANIVLRQQTPHFQSTVYNQNLEWMSHATKSAPEAMESIRRLAPFSLYYYAAIRPDIVDPNDILSLLQAQASYLLSDDQDAAGSAIILRQLSLVINKFLEPRTMQESLTDSGLEVELLLSEEASSKKIAVAFAVVKALMIQGRSGALTTKYTQSLLRRLSTSDKAFARRFAGLLAPDDILTKENHCIVSALHKQKTFGQMVPAIVDSVRSADPATKSNYLIALSGILRWLPYSIIESSLASLVPALLQSLDLNETADQEVKYPTLTVFESLLMHDPNIAAEHTASLITRLLNSTSSPGNVAKVRAKALQCLSLVPKQLKPEAVIPYRRPVVKKLLGCLDDGKRDVRHEAVKCRTAWLALEEANEDEE, encoded by the coding sequence ATGTCAGACATACAACTGTACCTCCTCGAGGTGGACAAGAATCATGCCGAAGCTCGCAAGATAGCAGCCCAGAGTGCCACAAATTTCGCAAGCAAGCAAATCAAGCTCATTGACCTGATAACGAGTCTCGAGGAATACATCAACAACAAAGACGACGGTGGCATACGAGCCAAGGCCGTCAGTTATCTGGCGGATGTGTTAGAGCAGTTACCTTCGAAATGTCTCTCAAATCAGGAGAGACGGCTTCTCTGCGACTTTGTCCTTGGCAGgatcgagggcgatgtcgagggCATTGGTGCGTCGGCGAGGGCTTTGCTCGCACTTGAAGAACGAGGCAAATGGGACGCAGAGACAGCGCAGAACGTGATGCGGACGTTCATGGACCACACGCACCCGATTCGACAGTTCAAGCTGCAGACCGAAAGATATCCCGTTATCCGACTCATCGATCGACTGCTGGCCAAGTACCGGACTGCCATGAAGCAGATACACGGAAGTGATCCCAGATTCTTGGATAGCTTCATTTCGTACTTTGACGGCGAGAAAGATCCAAGAAATTTGATGATCATCTTCTCTTTGATGCAGGTGCCCATGGCAGAATGGGACATCTCAGCCAACGCACAGGATATGTTCGATGCCGTCTTCAACTACTTTCCCATCACTTTCAAACCTCCTCCGGACGATCCGTACGGTATCACTGCCCAAGACCTCAAAGACAGGCTGAAGGACTGCATTGCAGCCAACTCTGACTTTGCCCCTTACGCCTTTCCTGCTCTGCTGGACAAGCTGGACTCGACATCCATGAACACTAAGCGAGACGTACTCCAAACTGTGCAGGCATGTGTCATTGGGTACGGAGCGAACACGGTCAACCTTTACTCTGTCACTTTGTGGGATGCGTTGAAGTTCGAGATCATCAATGTGCAGGAGGAGGATCTTGCGCAAGAAGCATTGAAGGCACTGGCATTCATTGCCGCAAAGTTCGCCGGCGCAGAAGGACCCCTGCAATCATACTTGCGACCCATCATAAAGGAGTGTAACGAGCACCTGGAGGACGCCCCTACTAAGCAATCCCAAGGTGCCGGCCGCATACTGCATGCCGTGTCGCAGGGTGGTCCCGAAGTGGCGGACAAGATTGCGAAGGGTATTCTGCCTGTACTCTTCTCTCTCTTTCAATCTTCAGAGTCCATCACCAAGCGCAGAGGACTGCTGGAAGTATTCAACCAGATTATTCAAGCCTATAAAGAAGCCCAGGCGGCCGGCATCATTGGACAGGCTGAAGCATTGCAAGCGTTCGCAGATGATGCGCTAGACGCTCTAGTACGTGCTGTGGCAAACGCCCCCAAAGCAGAAGTCTCGTTCCGATTGACTGCTCTAAGCGGGTTGTCGCAACTGGCCAGCGTCAGAGGCGCTCTTTCGGAGGTGCAGACAGCTCGTACAGTGGATGCCGTTGACGAGATAATCCTACGGGAGCGCGTGGAAGGCCATGGCGATATCAGCAAGGATGCTATCAAGGCCCTTGTGGAATTAGCGCACTTTGTGCCAGATGCGGTGCGCCAACAGGCAGTCCCAACTTTCATGGTAGAGTTGCCTGATGTGCCGGGTGAGCAAAGTACATGGCAGCCTGTGCTTGTGGCTTTTGCGCAGTTGAGTGCAGAGCAGCAGATGTTTGACACAGTTGTCGTCCGGATAAAGAACAAGCTCGATGCTGCCCGTCGCCAGAACGCTTCACGCGAGTACCAGCACGCGCTCTTGCTGGCACTACTATATGCCTTCACATTCGGCTCGGCACTTCAAGAGGATGGTGTCATAAGAAGCAAGTACTACTCCGAATATGCGGAGCCACTGATCACTCATGTACGTGGCACTTCACTATCTGAGAGGGATGATAGCACGGTTGAGATTGTTGGACGAATTGCAAACATTGTCCTCCGGCAGCAGACTCCGCACTTCCAGAGCACTGTGTACAATCAGAACCTGGAGTGGATGTCGCATGCAACGAAAAGTGCACCGGAGGCGATGGAGAGCATCAGGAGACTTGCTCCATTCTCGCTATACTACTACGCAGCAATACGACCCGACATTGTGGACCCGAACGATATCCTGTCACTCCTGCAAGCACAGGCCAGTTACTTACTGAGTGATGATCAAGATGCCGCCGGTAGTGCAATCATATTACGACAACTGTCGCTCGTTATCAACAAGTTCCTCGAGCCGAGAACAATGCAGGAGTCCTTGACCGATTCTGGGCTAGAAGTCGAGCTGCTGCTCAGCGAAGAGGCCTCTTCGAAGAAGATAGCTGTAGCGTTCGCAGTCGTGAAAGCCCTCATGATCCAAGGCAGGAGCGGCGCACTCACCACGAAGTATACGCAGTCGCTGCTACGAAGGCTCTCTACATCCGACAAAGCATTTGCGAGGCGATTTGCAGGACTGCTGGCACCCGATGACATCCTCACAAAGGAGAATCACTGCATCGTGTCCGCCCTTCACAAGCAGAAAACGTTTGGTCAGATGGTCCCCGCCATTGTCGACAGCGTACGAAGTGCAGATCCAGCAACCAAGTCCAACTACCTCATCGCATTATCAGGCATACTTCGATGGCTGCCATATTCGATCATAGAGTCATCGCTCGCTTCTCTCGTACCGGCACTGCTACAGAGTTTGGATCTCAACGAAACGGCAGACCAGGAAGTAAAGTACCCAACTCTCACCGTCTTCGAGTCCCTGCTCATGCATGACCCGAACATCGCGGCTGAGCATACTGCTTCACTCATCACGAGATTACTCAATTCAACTTCATCTCCGGGTAACGTGGCGAAGGTGCGAGCCAAGGCTCTTCAGTGCCTTTCACTGGTACCGAAGCAACTGAAGCCCGAGGCTGTGATTCCATATCGTCGGCCTGTAGTCAAGAAGCTCCTAGGATGTCTCGATGATGGCAAACGAGATGTACGACACGAAGCAGTGAAGTGTCGGACCGCATGGCTAGCCCTGGAGGAGGCGAATGAGGACGAGGAATGA
- a CDS encoding 40S ribosomal protein S2: MADRGGAAPGGVRGGFGSRGDRGGGDRGRGGRGRGRPRRGGAKSDEKEWQPVTKLGRLVKAGKIKSMEEIYLHSLPIKEYQIVDFFLPKLKDEVMKIKPVQKQTRAGQRTRFKAIVVIGDGEGHIGLGIKTSKEVATAIRAAIIIAKLSVVPIRRGYWGTNLGEPHSIPVKESGKCGSVTVRLIPAPRGTGLVASPAVKRLLQLAGVNDIYTASSGSTKTLENTLKATFTAITNTYGFLTPNLWKETKLVRSPLEEYSDVLREGKRY; this comes from the exons ATGGCAGACAGAGGCGGTGCTGCTCCAGGCGGAGTTCGCGGTGGTTTCGGTTCGCGCGGCGACCGTGGCGGTGGAGACCGTGGACGCGGTGGACGTGGTCGTGGACGTCCGCGCCGTGGTGGTGCGAAGAGCGACGAGAAGGAGTGGCAGCCAGTCACCAAGCTCGGTCGTCTCGTGAAGGCCGGCAAGATCAAGAGCATGGAGGAGATCTACCTCCACTCCCTGCCAATCAAGGAGTACCAGATCGTCGACTTCTTCCTGCCAAAGCTCAAGGACGAGGTCATGAAG ATCAAGCCTGTCCAGAAGCAGACCCGTGCCGGTCAGCGCACCCGTTTCAAGGCCATCGTGGTCATTGGTGACGGCGAGGGCCACATCGGTCTTGGCATCAAGACCTCCAAGGAAGTCGCAACTGCCATCCGTGCCGCCATCATCATCGCGAAGCTCTCCGTCGTCCCAATCCGACGTGGCTACTGGGGTACCAACCTTGGTGAGCCTCACTCCATTCCAGTCAAGGAGTCCGGCAAGTGTGGTTCCGTCACCGTTCGT CTCATCCCAGCCCCACGTGGTACTGGTCTGGTCGCCTCGCCAGCTGTCAAGCGTCTGTTGCAGCTCGCTGGTGTCAACGACATCTACACCGCCTCCTCCGGTTCCACCAAGACCCTCGAGAACACCCTCAAGGCCACCTTCACTGCCATCACCAACACCTACGGCTTCCTCACTCCTAACCTCTGGAAGGAGACCAAGCTCGTCCGCTCCCCACTGGAGGAGTATTCTGACGTCCTCCGTGAGGGCAAGCGCTACTAG
- a CDS encoding 3-oxoadipate enol-lactonase 2, which produces MEGPGYLAVAIQPGWNTDEAIFHDWYNTEHGPLRLRLPFIQTGDRYKATDQQTPEWSAVYDVSDLSWLQKRIYTRLREERSLREKAVMSTFESLDRKIYSLISTRGEYNGPPAVTRAVSLRVNEADLDEFNRWYEEEHIDMLSKVPGWLRTRRFRMQLGSLQGMPPSGQVEILAVHDFSKGDALDGAEWKAATSTPWRNKMIEKALWRHSRTWSHYFTFDALEEPPSSVITTDDAELRFQLEGNPADPVIVCVNSILTNLHIWDEVSKALIAGINGKTYRVLRYNSRGYAQQSEKSNHTSFDILADDLEYLLQRLNVEKVHAVIGVSMGGVAAINFAIRHPDMLKKYVACDCNVASSPANSQAWAERVELAKTKGISELAKITVERWFTLENHESVTAKKVLPMAEQANLQGFEQNSLALSKYDLKPRLGDIKSPGLLIAGESDGKIPEVMQNFGIANTSFKSIPKAGHLPFLENHDAFVAALGEFL; this is translated from the coding sequence ATGGAAGGACCTGGTTATCTTGCCGTCGCTATCCAACCTGGCTGGAACACCGACGAAGCCATTTTCCACGACTGGTATAACACAGAACATGGCCCATTGCGTCTTCGACTACCCTTTATCCAGACAGGAGACAGGTACAAAGCCACAGACCAGCAGACGCCAGAATGGTCAGCCGTGTACGATGTGTCTGATCTGTCTTGGCTGCAAAAGCGAATCTACACACGTCTACGCGAGGAGCGGTCACTCCGGGAGAAGGCTGTGATGAGCACGTTTGAATCGCTTGATCGCAAGATCTATAGTCTCATCTCTACTCGTGGCGAGTATAACGGTCCACCAGCTGTCACTCGAGCAGTATCATTAAGGGTCAACGAGGCGGACCTTGACGAGTTCAACAGATGGTACGAAGAGGAACACATCGATATGCTATCTAAAGTCCCGGGCTGGCTCCGTACGAGACGATTTCGAATGCAGCTCGGCAGCTTACAGGGCATGCCGCCCTCTGGTCAAGTCGAGATACTAGCTGTGCATGACTTCTCGAAAGGCGATGCATTGGATGGTGCGGAATGGAAGGCGGCTACCTCTACACCGTGGCGAAACAAGATGATCGAAAAAGCCTTGTGGAGACACTCTAGAACCTGGTCGCACTACTTCACATTTGATGCGCTCGAGGAACCCCCCTCCTCGGTGATAACCACCGATGACGCGGAGCTGCGCTTCCAGCTTGAGGGCAACCCGGCTGATCCAGTCATTGTCTGCGTGAACTCTATCCTGACGAATCTCCATATCTGGGACGAGGTCAGCAAGGCGTTGATTGCTGGCATAAATGGCAAAACCTACCGCGTGCTCAGATACAACAGTCGTGGATACGCTCAGCAATCGGAGAAGAGCAACCACACCAGTTTCGATATACTTGCGGACGACCTGGAATATTTACTACAGCGACTCAATGTTGAGAAGGTACATGCTGTGATAGGCGTCAGTATGGGCGGAGTGGCTGCCATCAATTTTGCCATCCGCCACCCGGATATGCTGAAGAAGTATGTTGCGTGTGACTGCAACGTCGCCTCGAGTCCAGCGAACAGTCAGGCTTGGGCAGAGAGAGTCGAGCTAGCGAAAACAAAGGGCATATCAGAGCTGGCCAAGATTACGGTCGAGCGATGGTTCACTCTAGAGAACCATGAATCTGTAACCGCAAAAAAGGTTCTGCCTATGGCGGAGCAAGCGAACTTGCAAGGCTTCGAGCAGAATTCGTTGGCGTTGAGCAAGTACGATCTCAAGCCCAGACTAGGCGATATCAAATCTCCAGGCCTGTTGATTGCGGGCGAAAGTGACGGCAAGATCCCAGAAGTCATGCAGAACTTCGGCATTGCAAACACCAGCTTCAAGTCGATACCGAAGGCAGGCCATTTGCCATTTCTGGAGAACCACGATGCTTTCGTTGCAGCGCTGGGCGAGTTCTTGTAA
- a CDS encoding Kinetochore protein spc7 has translation MASPENKENRAPITSSDPLQRKGGSLSPKKNGRKGRSKSIGPGTLEEPEPPQQSAKDRRKSAFVPATKSILSKDDLKEKAARRKSMMNRRVSFAPEATLHTWDIVEYAKDHTTSTDTSSESTRRASQWSASSSSPAPQSDDAQEAEDAELLSAQTSPAKEAEKKKRRSSGIPPMDFNNPEDAFSSSDAEGSEEEEEEEEDDGVVSGDDTGTAMSLDVDDVTVQSTAASDDSTGSSARLEMALRQASSAAGTRGIEWDEYGDQSMEIAGDEITNALKPWAQRQPTEAPGSAGMDQENINPFSPAFSKAATRPETVEEEDEEDMSMDVTRAVGGIVRAPPAEEPSSPTSDDSMDLTQAIGKIIGQKRRRSASGAGSPAAPAVQPKRRRSSAAGSSMGEDTMELTVAVGGIRSMGSPAKQERRKSLRSRRSSGAVSDVSEATMEFTQAIGGIRPNKAEPTDNSFAGDEDLSMELTTVLGGIKAKQLGGARNGRPITPQTSESPVRSAANTTPKDQERFKDTPDMGAKQLLTPILQKSNEKSASGTKSRLSRSPLRQVQSGQASPVRSPLKEEVSYPELPASNDKPSPVRTPSSSLERARSNKTPEAREHVGLQAPELSPVQAKQQRSSPPVKSAAVTPEKLDLSQESKDLTNTIKLLNTPRKEALKTVTPKKQPIARQISPVRGMTPRGRPTPKAKEPTAAIPSPVRRLNEDLDRISADGPQAERVGLNDFLTKAGIRFMDLLTTTKRRLTVAPTPSKARGTPQVDEDINLENATTAAACTIPELELYQHACHELKRYTKEGKQMIAELETAVQKEQPPLMKAYMHAAPERKLALDAHMREMKTNARLRSKEMWYGWRSQLKDELMGGLQSIGEGMIKDDELLTRSEEVLEQTLPPLAAKHAELQAEADRLEESVNAIPEEEKEELNATREELTRVNSEFREKQQMLEVLRKQVEEQEATVEHLQDSKEEFMAAIQEANRVREACRGVSLKEITALKDSVKHIEDTFGWCITSASAAPSTVTMTYRSQLQLFFHPKAFDTNSEDSDRPNAAIHLTYVGSEKKPLTTTLRFFLQLLQATLHALPQCSTKLSDFLSLASDGWDTALGVAESERRLNLEALASSRILSDEQLAIEADVLLVKVKTKVRASFVLRAGVGPDMKLSVRADSTVAVVYGEQYNEKNMTEFVKNVAGDGVEGWDLAVRGMREKLIARGAKGARK, from the exons ATGGCGTCGCCTGAGAACAAGGAGAATCGTGCACCGATAACGTCGAGCGACCCTCTCCAGCGCAAGGGCGGGTCGCTGTCGCCGAAGAAGAATGGCCGCAAGGGCAGAAGCAAGAGCATCGGACCAGGCACTCTCGAGGAACCAGAACCACCGCAACAGAGCGCGAAGGACAGGCGGAAATCGGCATTTGTGCCCGCGACCAAGTCCATCTTGAGCAAAGATGATCTTAAGGAGAAGGCGGCGCGTCGCAAGTCGATGATGAACCGGCGCGTCTCCTTTGCGCCTGAGGCTACACTGCATACTTGGGACATCGTCGAGTACGCCAAGGACCACACGACATCGACAGACACGTCTTCCGAGAGCACACGACGGGCATCGCAGTGGAGTGCTTCTTCAAGTTCGCCGGCACCACAGTCAGATGACGCGCAGGAAGCAGAGGACGCAGAGCTGCTCTCTGCCCAGACTTCGCCAGCAAAGGAGGCAGAGAAGAAGAAACGACGGAGCTCTGGCATTCCACCGATGGACTTCAACAACCCGGAAGATGCCTTTTCGAGCAGTGATGCGGAGGGCAgcgaggaggaggaggaggaggaggaagaTGATGGTGTTGTGTCTGGGGACGATACTGGCACAGCCATGAGCTTGGATGTGGACGACGTCACAGTACAGTCTACCGCTGCAAGCGACGACAGCACAGGCTCCAGTGCACGGCTTGAGATGGCATTGCGACAAGCCTCATCCGCAGCTGGAACTCGAGGAATCGAGTGGGACGAGTATGGCGACCAATCAATGGAAATAGCAGGCGACGAGATCACAAATGCGTTAAAGCCGTGGGCACAGAGGCAGCCGACCGAGGCACCAGGGTCCGCCGGGATGGACCAGGAGAACATCAATCCGTTTTCGCCTGCCTTTAGTAAAGCAGCAACACGGCCTGAGACTGTCGAGGAGGAAGACGAGGAAGACATGAGTATGGACGTGACTCGTGCCGTGGGTGGCATCGTTCGAGCACCTCCAGCTGAGGAGCCGAGCTCGCCCACGAGCGACGATTCTATGGACTTGACGCAGGCTATTGGCAAGATCATCGGACAGAAGAGGCGCAGATCCGCGAGCGGAGCTGGATCACCAGCAGCTCCAGCTGTGCAACCAAAACGAAGACGTTCTTCGGCAGCTGGGTCATCGATGGGCGAGGATACTATGGAATTGACAGTTGCAGTTGGTGGTATTCGAAGCATGGGATCTCCAGCCAAGCAAGAGAGGCGTAAGAGCCTGCGAAGTCGAAGATCTTCAGGCGCTGTGTCTGATGTGTCAGAGGCTACAATGGAGTTCACACAGGCAATTGGTGGTATCCGGCCCAACAAGGCCGAGCCAACTGACAACAGCTTTGCTGGTGACGAAGACTTATCTATGGAGCTGACCACTGTTCTCGGTGGCATCAAGGCCAAGCAGCTGGGTGGTGCTAGGAACGGGCGACCCATTACTCCACAGACATCAGAATCGCCTGTTCGCTCGGCTGCCAACACTACACCGAAAGATCAAGAGCGCTTCAAGGACACTCCTGACATGGGAGCCAAACAGCTGCTTACACCAATATTGCAAAAGTCCAACGAGAAATCCGCATCAGGTACGAAGTCCCGGCTGTCACGGTCACCTCTGCGACAGGTTCAATCCGGTCAGGCGTCGCCCGTAAGATCGCCGTTGAAGGAGGAGGTCTCATACCCTGAGCTGCCTGCATCGAATGACAAGCCTTCGCCTGTGAGAACTCCAAGCTCAAGTCTGGAACGTGCAAGATCGAACAAGACACCTGAAGCACGCGAGCATGTCGGACTGCAAGCGCCAGAGTTGTCTCCAGTACAGGCCAAGCAGCAGCGCAGCTCGCCACCTGTCAAGAGTGCAGCTGTCACCCCCGAGAAGCTTGACTTGTCACAAGAGTCGAAAGATCTCACGAACACGATCAAGCTGCTGAACACGCCTAGGAAGGAAGCATTGAAGACTGTGACGCCCAAGAAGCAGCCGATAGCCAGACAGATATCTCCAGTCAGGGGCATGACACCACGAGGCCGACCGACACCCAAGGCGAAAGAGCCCACGGCTGCGATTCCTTCTCCGGTCAGACGCCTTAACGAGGATCTTGACAGGATTTCGGCAGACGGACCGCAAGCAGAGAGGGTCGGCCTGAACGACTTCCTCACTAAGGCTGGTATCCGCTTCATGGACCTCCTGACCACGACAAAGCGCCGCTTGACAGTCGCTCCTACTCCATCGAAAGCCAGGGGCACTCCTCAAGTTGACGAAGACATCAACCTCGAAAATGCAACGACTGCTGCCGCTTGCACGATCCCGGAGCTTGAGCTCTATCAGCATGCATGTCATGAGCTCAAGCGATACACAAAAGAAGGCAAGCAAATGATTGCTGAGCTCGAGACAGCAGTGCAGAAAGAGCAGCCGCCGCTGATGAAGGCTTACATGCACGCTGCACCTGAAAGGAAGCTAGCTCTCGATGCTCACATGCGTGAGATGAAGACAAACGCGCGTCTGAGGAGCAAAGAGATGTGGTATGGGTGGCGAAGTCAGCTTAAAGACGAGCTCATGGGCGGCCTCCAGTCGATTGGTGAAGGCATGATCAAGGACGATGAGCTTCTTACAAGATCTGAGGAGGTCCTCGAGCAGACTCTGCCTCCTCTTGCCGCAAAGCATGCCGAACTGCAAGCAGAAGCTGATCGCCTAGAGGAATCTGTCAACGCTATTCCAGAAGAAGAGAAGGAGGAGCTCAACGCAACGAGAGAAGAATTGACCCGCGTCAACTCTGAGTTTCGAGAAAAACAGCAAATGCTCGAGGTGTTGAGGAAGCAGGTCGAGGAGCAAGAAGCCACTGTTGAGCACCTCCAGGACAGCAAAGAAGAGTTTATGGCAGCGATACAGGAAGCCAACCGGGTTCGAGAAGCTTGTCGTGGAGTCTCCTTGAAGGAGATCACTGCGCTGAAAG ATTCTGTGAAGCACATCGAAGATACCTTTGGCTGGTGCATCACTTCGGCGTCCGCCGCACCTTCGACCGTCACCATGACTTATCGATCTCAACTTCAGCTCTTTTTCCACCCCAAAGCCTTCGACACCAATAGCGAAGATTCCGATCGACCCAACGCTGCCATCCATCTGACCTACGTTGGATCTGAGAAGAAACCTTTGACGACCACATTACGATTCTTCCTCCAGCTCCTTCAAGCCACACTTCACGCGCTACCTCAATGCTCAACTAAACTCTCAGACTTCCTCTCCCTAGCTAGCGACGGCTGGGACACTGCGCTCGGGGTTGCAGAATCCGAGCGTCGGCTCAATCTCGAAGCTCTAGCTAGCTCAAGGATATTGTCCGATGAACAGCTTGCGATAGAGGCGGATGTCCTGCTTGTAAAGGTCAAGACCAAGGTGCGAGCCAGCTTCGTGCTGCGTGCAGGGGTGGGTCCGGACATGAAGCTCAGTGTTAGAGCCGATTCAACAGTCGCTGTGGTATACGGCGAGCAGTATAATGAGAAGAACATGACGGAGTTTGTGAAGAATGTTGCAGGTGATGGCGTGGAGGGATGGGATCTGGCTGTAAGGGGCATGAGGGAGAAGTTGATTGCCAGGGGTGCGAAAGGAGCGAGGAAGTGA
- a CDS encoding Pre-mRNA-splicing factor prp46 yields MAQVANAAPVPATAEAETAAEVTERAAEAVRTSSKRTRDVFAADFGQPSALQKPPQPAIAPAHPSPYERAQKASVAARIRLEYADVKELPAALAQKQANAATSLAARRKKPKTDEQASDPQMARMIEDASSSRQQQSQANGTSTALTRINGAANAKLPPNANGPTPQRNTPSTSLVRRDTVRQQRPEWHPPWKLFRVISGHLGWVRALATEPGNQWFASGAGDRTIKIWDLATGTLKLTLTGHISSVRGLAVSPRHPYLFSCGEDKMVKCWDLETNKVIRHYHGHLSGVYTLSLHPTLDVLCTGGRDGVVRVWDMRTRSNIHVLSGHKQTVSSIVTQATDPQVISSSLDSTVRMYDLAAGKTMGVLTHHKKGVRSLATHPTEFTFASASPGQIKQWLCPKGDFMMNFEGHNSVINSLSVNEENVLFSGGDNGSVAFWDWKTGHRFQYEDSVAQPGSLDAEAGIMTSTFDQTGLRLITGEADKTIKVWKQDENATEETHPLDWRPTLGRQKF; encoded by the coding sequence ATGGCCCAGGTTGCCAACGCAGCGCCAGTGCCGGCCACAGCAGAAGCAGAAACAGCAGCAGAAGTGACGGAACGAGCAGCAGAGGCAGTCAGGACATCTTCCAAGAGGACGCGCGACGTCTTTGCAGCAGATTTCGGTCAGCCATCGGCGCTGCAGAAGCCTCCACAGCCCGCCATCGCACCTGCACATCCTTCGCCCTACGAACGAGCGCAGAAAGCCAGCGTCGCAGCACGGATACGCCTCGAATATGCCGACGTCAAGGAGCTACCCGCTGCTCTCGCCCAAAAGCAGGCGAATGCTGCGACATCACTCGCGGCACGCCGGAAGAAGCCAAAGACTGACGAGCAGGCAAGCGATCCACAGATGGCCAGGATGATCGAAGATGCTTCGAGCTCGAGACAGCAGCAAAGTCAGGCGAACGGCACATCGACAGCTCTGACGAGGATCAACGGCGCTGCGAATGCGAAACTTCCACCAAACGCGAATGGGCCTACACCCCAGCGCAACACACCGTCGACGAGTCTGGTGCGTCGAGACACCGTGAGACAGCAGAGACCAGAATGGCACCCGCCGTGGAAGCTATTCCGTGTGATCTCAGGCCACCTTGGTTGGGTTCGTGCGCTCGCGACAGAGCCGGGCAATCAGTGGTTTGCGTCGGGCGCAGGCGACAGAACCATCAAAATCTGGGACTTGGCGACGGGAACGCTGAAACTGACGTTGACGGGCCACATCTCTTCAGTGCGAGGCCTGGCAGTGAGTCCACGGCATCCATATCTCTTCAGTTGCGGAGAGGACAAGATGGTGAAATGCTGGGATCTTGAGACGAACAAAGTCATCCGACACTACCACGGCCACTTATCAGGAGTATACACTCTTAGCTTACATCCGACTCTGGACGTACTATGCACAGGAGGTCGAGATGGCGTAGTCCGGGTCTGGGACATGCGAACACGCTCCAATATCCACGTCCTCAGCGGACACAAGCAGACAGTCTCCAGCATCGTGACACAAGCCACGGATCCCCAAGTCATCTCCTCCAGCTTGGACAGCACTGTGCGAATGTACGATCTAGCAGCAGGCAAGACTATGGGTGTCTTGACTCACCACAAAAAGGGCGTGCGCTCTCTCGCCACACATCCTACCGAGTTCACTTTCGCTTCGGCATCGCCAGGACAGATCAAACAATGGCTATGCCCAAAGGGCGACTTCATGATGAATTTCGAAGGTCACAACAGTGTCATCAACTCCCTCTCTGTCAACGAGGAGAACGTCCTCTTCAGCGGTGGTGACAATGGCAGCGTGGCATTCTGGGATTGGAAGACTGGTCATCGATTTCAGTACGAAGACAGTGTAGCACAGCCCGGCTCTCTCGATGCAGAAGCTGGCATTATGACTAGCACTTTCGATCAGACTGGATTGCGATTGATCACAGGAGAGGCAGACAAGACGATCAAGGTCTGGAAGCAGGACGAGAACGCCACAGAAGAGACGCACCCGCTGGATTGGCGGCCTACATTGGGTAGACAAAAGTTTTAG